One window of the Chelonoidis abingdonii isolate Lonesome George chromosome 3, CheloAbing_2.0, whole genome shotgun sequence genome contains the following:
- the LTV1 gene encoding protein LTV1 homolog → MPHRRKKPFIEKKKAVTFHLVHRSQRDPLAADDTAPQRVLLPSQKGDEEQRREEQRKYGVFFDDDYDYLQHLKEASCPSELVPSDVPGQPSRSIVRGEGEREEESQQIPAPAINLPSSVFASEFEEDVGLLNKAAPVSGPRLDFDPDIVAALDDDFDFNNPDNLLEDDFVLKANEPGKGDCKGEDCRGSDTEDEDEWEDMDDDDGKDNNGSDEDYDSEGPLSDVEGVSEEMKEFLFMQEETKSRFTAYSMTSSVMRRNEQLTLLDERFEKFFEQFDDDEIGALDNVELEGFIHTNSSRLQEVLNDYYKEKAKDCVKPDALEPRKDLDSPLNEKGEEEEEIITLVIEEPKDKWDCESILSTYSNLYNHPKLIEEPAKSKPIKISHKSGIPLDILPQRGLTAKQIERMQMIDQSDLPRVFTQPRLKNESREDRKARKQAIKEERKERRMEKKANKLAFKLEKTRQEKELLNLRQNVQGLKLS, encoded by the exons CCTCACAGAAGGAAGAAACCCTTTATAGAGAAAAAGAAAGCTGTAACATTTCACCTGGTACACAGAAGTCAGAGGGACCCTTTGGCAGCTGATGATACTGCACCTCAGAGAGTTCTGTTGCCTTCACAGAAG GGAGATGAGGAACAGAGGAGAGAAGAGCAGAGGAAATACGGAGTGTTCTTTGATGATGACTACGACTACTTGCAGCATCTAAAAGAAGCCTCTTGTCCCTCAGAGTTAGTCCCATCTGATGTGCCTGGTCAACCGAGCAGGAGTATagtgagaggggaaggagagagagaggaagaaagtcAACAGATTCCA gctCCTGCTATTAACTTGCCTTCCTCAGTGTTTGCCTCAGAGTTTGAAGAGGATGTGGGACTGTTAAATAAAGCTGCTCCTGTTTCAG GACCCCGTTTGGATTTTGACCCTGATATTGTCGCAGCTCTTGATGATGACTTTGACTTCAATAATCCGGATAATCTTCTCGAAGATGACTTTGTTTTAAAGGCCAATGAGCCAGGGAAAGGAGACTGTAAAGGAGAGGATTGTCG GGGCTCTGATACTGAGGATGAAGATGAGTGGGAGGATATGGACGATGATGATGGAAAGGACAACAATGGTAGTGATGAAGATTATGATTCAGAGGGTCCTTTATCAGATGTTGAGGGAGTTAGTGAAGAGATGAAAGAGTTTCTTTTCATGCAAGAGGAGACCAAGAGCCGTTTCACAGCATACTCCATGACTTCGTCCGTAATGAGAAGGAATGAACAGTTGACCCTGCTAGATGAGAGATTTGAGAAG TTCTTTGAACAGTTTGATGACGATGAGATTGGAGCGTTGGATAATGTGGAATTAGAAGGCTTTATTCACACCAACAGCTCTCGGTTGCAAGAAGTCCTGAATGACTACTACAAAGAGAAAGCTAAGGA CTGTGTGAAACCCGATGCTCTTGAACCAAGAAAGGATTTAGATTCTCCCCTTAATGAGAAGggtgaggaagaagaagaaatcatAACTTTAGTTATTGAGGAACCCAAAGACAAGTGGGACTGTGAATCCATTTTGA GTACGTACTCAAACTTGTATAATCATCCAAAACTTATTGAGGAGCCAGCAAAG TCCAAACCAATCAAAATTTCTCACAAGAGTGGAATCCCACTGGATATCTTGCCTCAGAGAGGTCTTACGGCTAAGCAGATCGAACGCATGCAAATGATTGATCAGAGTGATCTGCCAAGAGTTTTCACACAGCCACGTTTAAAAAATGAGAGCAGAGAGGATCGAAAAGCTAGAAAACAAGCCATAAAGGAAGAACGAAAG GAACGGAGAATGGAGAAGAAAGCCAACAAATTAGCCTTCAAGTTGGAAAAAACAAGGCAAGAAAAAGAACTGCTCAATCTGAGACAGAACGTTCAAGGGCTCAAACTGTCGTAG